A window of Ignavibacteria bacterium genomic DNA:
TAGGGGCAATTCATGAATTGCCCCTACAATCGCACTAAATTGACGAGCATTGAAACGGGAATTCTCATTCTGCGAATACAGGCTTGTCCCGCCATTATATTTTGTTGAAATGTAATTCTATCAAATCCTAACATATTTTTCTGCCTCAATTATTTTCCGGCACAAACTTTTCTACTTCTTCCAAAATCGTTGAAACGATTTCTTCTTCTTTTACTTTCTTTATTACTTCTCCTTTGCGATAGAGAATGGCAACACCTTTTCCCGCCGCGATTCCGATATCTGCTTCGCTTGCTTCGCCGGGACCATTGACAACACAGCCAAGAACTGCAATCTTAATCGGCTTTTTTATTCCCGCAAGTTTTTCTTCGAGTTGCGCCATTATTCCGAACAAATCTACTTCCAATCGCCCGCACGTGGGACAAGCAATGAGTTCAATATTCCGCGATGCAAGTCCGAGCGAGCGTAAAATTTCTTTTCCCACTTCAATTTCTTTTACCGGTTCATCCGTCAGCGAAACACGAATCGTATCGCCAATTCCTTCTGCAAGCAACGTTCCGATTCCGACAGCGGATTTTATCGTTCCGATTTTTGTTGTTCCCGCTTCCGTTACGCCGAGATGAAGCGGAATATCAGTTCGCTGCGCTACAAGGCGATACGCTTCAATCATCAATCGCACGTCTGTGGATTTTACGGAAATGATGATATCGTGAAAATTATTTTCTTCGCAAATTTCCACATGCCGCATTGCGCTTTCGAACAACGCTTCTGCTGTGGGATAACCGTGCTTTTCCAAAATATCTTCTTCAAGCGAACCGGAATTTACACCAATGCGAATCGGAATATGTTTTGCTTTCGCCGCATCGAGCACTTGTTTGATGCGCTCTTTGCTTCCGATGTTTCCGGGATTGAGCCGCACTTTTGCAACATTTGCTTCGATAGATTTCAACGCAAAAATATGATTGAAATGAATATCCGCAACAATCGGAATGGGCGAGCGTTTTACAATTTCCGACATTGCATCTGCGGCTTCTTTATCGTTCACTGTTACGCGGATAATATCGCAACCGGCATCCGCAGCATCGCAAATTTGTTTTACGGTCGCATCAACATCGCTCGTTTTTGTTTTCGTCATTGTCTGCACGGAAATCGGATAATTGCCGCCGACTAAAATTCCGCCGACATTTACAACGCGCGTTTTTCTGCGAATACCAACTTTGTAATTTTGATGTTGTTCGTTGCCGTTTGATGGTTTTGTTTCTGTTTGAAAATTATTGAGAACAGGAAGTTCGAGCATTGTTGATTTTATATTTTACATTTTACATTGAACATTGCCGCTACGAATGACAAATTACCAATGACTGTTATTTGTCATTCGTAATTAGTCATTAGTTAAAAAAGTTATTGTGCTATAATATGTTTTCAATTCAGTTTCTTACTCGCATCAAAAAGAATTTTCTTTTCTTCATCCGACAGTTGCGCATAACCGTGCTTTGCGATTTTATCAAGAATTGTATCAATTTCTTCTTGATTCACATTCTCTGTTTTGTCCGAAGAATATTCTTCTTTTTCAATATGATACGAAGCGCGGTTATTCTTATACCAATCATCTCCATTTCCTCGATGCGAAAATTTATCGGCAATGCGATTAAAGATATTTTCTCCGGGAAACCCGTTGGAATCAAATAGTAAAAAAAGAAATCCCACGGCCGCGCCGCCAAGATGGGCAAAATGTGCAACACCGTCGCGTGTTCCTGTTACTCCAGCATACAGTTCCAACGCCATATACAATCCGACAAGAAACTTTGCGGGCATCGGAAGAAAATACATAAACACGATTCTATCAGGAAACATCATTCCGAACGCAAGTAACACTCCATAGACTGCGCCGCTTGCTCCAACCGTTGGTCCTACTTCTGTAAATAACGGAGC
This region includes:
- a CDS encoding DUF433 domain-containing protein, which codes for MLGFDRITFQQNIMAGQACIRRMRIPVSMLVNLVRL
- the ispG gene encoding flavodoxin-dependent (E)-4-hydroxy-3-methylbut-2-enyl-diphosphate synthase, translating into MLELPVLNNFQTETKPSNGNEQHQNYKVGIRRKTRVVNVGGILVGGNYPISVQTMTKTKTSDVDATVKQICDAADAGCDIIRVTVNDKEAADAMSEIVKRSPIPIVADIHFNHIFALKSIEANVAKVRLNPGNIGSKERIKQVLDAAKAKHIPIRIGVNSGSLEEDILEKHGYPTAEALFESAMRHVEICEENNFHDIIISVKSTDVRLMIEAYRLVAQRTDIPLHLGVTEAGTTKIGTIKSAVGIGTLLAEGIGDTIRVSLTDEPVKEIEVGKEILRSLGLASRNIELIACPTCGRLEVDLFGIMAQLEEKLAGIKKPIKIAVLGCVVNGPGEASEADIGIAAGKGVAILYRKGEVIKKVKEEEIVSTILEEVEKFVPENN
- a CDS encoding rhomboid family intramembrane serine protease, with protein sequence MSWYRTTRSNNYYRPSFFGGFQFFPPVIKMLLLANVAIFFVSGFLDNFLIGEIPLRYILAEIFYLFPLGAGFQIWQLFTYMFMHAGFSHIFFNMFALWMFGMELENEMGSRKFLYYYFVCGIGAGLCNLFVAPLFTEVGPTVGASGAVYGVLLAFGMMFPDRIVFMYFLPMPAKFLVGLYMALELYAGVTGTRDGVAHFAHLGGAAVGFLFLLFDSNGFPGENIFNRIADKFSHRGNGDDWYKNNRASYHIEKEEYSSDKTENVNQEEIDTILDKIAKHGYAQLSDEEKKILFDASKKLN